One Populus nigra chromosome 16, ddPopNigr1.1, whole genome shotgun sequence genomic window, ttttctttgtagatCAATATCATCTCTTTTGACCTGAACCAGAAGTGTATGCCTTATAACCAAAGCCTCACCTTCAACCAGGTATGCAATCTCCTAATCAATATAATCCTTTAATGCTGGCATGTATTTATAATCATATATGTCGCTTTTAGACCCCACATTTTCATTGTCTCTAATAACTATTATTCTCTTGTTTGGACACTCTGAAGAGTAATGCCCAAGCCCTTAATACCTAAAACATTAAACATCATGAGTACGTTTATGTTGAGTATCATATTTACCTTTGCAACCTGTATAGGCATCAACCTTGGCTTTGAGTAGTTAGACTTTGGTGCTAGTGAAGGGTTTTGGTTGGGCACCCTTTTCTCTCTTGAAATTCGACTTTTATGATGATGAAGAACCCAAATTATAAGTTGGTCATACATTCCTCTTCCTTTTGAGTTACCTCTCCACTTTCATAGCCATATTGATCGTGTTCTCTAGCTCCATATAGTGTTATAGCTCAACAAtattagctatttttttattcattaaagaaagagaagagataaaaaaaacgaCACTAAAAGCACATTGAAGCTCTGATAAAGATACCACCAGTATCACTGAAAAGATCTCGATAAGATAAATTCAACATCACCAAAGAAGATTACAAATAGTGAACATAGTGGGTCATACGAGTCGTTCAAAAGTTTAAGGCTCACTTGCCTTTGGGCTACTCATGTAGCCCACTCCGATCATCGTTGATGACTTTTCTTGGTATTGTTGGATTTGTCTCGTCAAGATCTTTCCAATAGTACTAGTTGTGTCATCATCAAAGTCTTGGTATGCCTCTaagatcttttttctttctttctttctttctattttcttctatctcatgttttctctctctttgttgAATCTTGTATccaacaattttataatttaaaagagtCGTAAATGACCCTTGCAACTCGTgaataacaaatattatttgCGACTCTTTAAATTGTGTTgtttctctaaatattttttgcattgtattattttatcaaaaaaaaaattatcatgttagAATAACTCCATTTCTGAGATGCCAAAGCCTTGGATACCACATGATCTGTTTAATTAGgtttacatttttttagtttaattttattaaaatttaattttcaacataattttttaatataaaatattaatataatttaaataaattacaaataaaaaaattattttaaataattcttgattAACATGCCATGACCgctaagtttattttaattttcgtATTAGTGCCTTCTAATATTTCCAATAATCGCTCATTCTCTTGCAAAATATCATATTGCACATATATCACAAAAACCtttcattttaaattgatttataagtaaaataaatgttgaaaataatactttttagaATGAAggtaataaattatattataggAATTTGTTAAGATTTGATAAAgagtatttgaatttttagattaCTGACTGATcaaatcatttaattatattttatttaattaaaatatcataatttaactaaaagaatatattattaaaCCGTTGATAATGCAACAATTGTcaattgtataaaatattttcacaatTCGGGACATAACagctagttaaaaaaaaacgctCAGAAATGCCTAGCTAAGGCTGCCAATTTTCTACCCACTGCTATCAGATTACTGCTTCAAAAAGTCCTTGTATTCCTGTTTTCACGTTTAAAACATCATTCTATCATCTTTCGTATCAAGGTAAGCTCCtgcaatataattaattatttctttaatctCTGTTACAATCTTGTGctagttaataaaaataacgaTGTCAAATATTACCGTTAACTGCATACGATGATTGAATGTCTCTAAGAAGTTtgaagtttaaaatataaaaattattttgggaatataaaataaaagaaaaattcatatgaTCTCGACCAGCCCTCCTTCCCCAGAAGAGGAGACAAGATTATCCAGGAGGAAGAGGTTACGGACCTTAGGGGGCAAGTAAGGGTACCTGGGGCTCCTCAAGATGAGGAGAAAAACACAGTTTCTTATAAACAAACAAGTCTCTTTTGCCAACTCTAAGACAACCACGAGACTCTATGGTATTGATTCACGGTGCCTACCTCATTTTGGATGAGTCTGCCGGCTCGCCATATCTATAGCCATCTAGACTTAACTTATCATATagctaaatttataaaaaataaatttgacagctcattaaatttatatttgtctaGGCTTACTACGTTGATGAACTCAAATATATTGAGTTTTACAATCCATCATATTCATATTTGTTTAGAGTCAGCATATAATTGAAtccaatggtattggatctgaCAGCTTATCAGGCTTGTATCCGCCCGAGTTCAGCATATAATTGAACCCAAAGATGTTggagatttttttcaaattttttttggtatttttaatttgacaattatatattttagtctaatattttattttatttacatttcagTACTTAAGTTTGATACTTAAGTTTGTGAGAGTAAATGAGAGTAAAGAATgtcattgaaaatgaaaaagaaagaaaggttgGTTAGACATacatcattaataaataaataaaaaacatggtgttaatttgttttttttttatgatgaaattaTCATTATAGTTTTAGCTTTTATATTGCCTCAAAAGGTAAATTAGAGTTGaggaagaaattttttatttaattttatgtttttttaacggTGTTTGAGTTGAGAGATTAGTCTAATTAGACTCtaagaatatttattaaatgtttttaaaataaaatgggttAAAAATACATTCTTGGATCCAAAAGAACACAACTCGATTTTTCAGTAATGGCTCCTATGGCCAGAATTTGATCAATCAAATGGTGCGTCATATGCCATAATCAAGTAGACAACACGTcttttgactttttaaaaaataaaataaaatgacacaCGATATGTCGTCCGACCTTACTCAAACAGAAAAAATGTTGAAGGACAGGCACACAAGCCTTCTTTCTACTGGGCAGGTGCACAAGCCTCATCTTATGAGCCCAGATACCCagcccttttatatatattttttattgaacaatataaaaaaatgcttgatattatatttaaattattattcattttttatggttcttagataatattataaatttttgtggtaaagttaataatttttggttACAGGGATTAATTGAAGAAAGTTCAAACAAACATTGATAGGCTGGCTACTGAAtttaaaatacaagattttattaattagcatTCACTTGCTTATGCATGCATacagagggagggagagaggcaAACGAACAAAGAAACACCAAGGCAAAACCCACAAGACAAGAAAACAGGAGACGACAACAAGAagagtaaaacaaaaaaacaataaaagcagAAAAATAGAATAGCTAATGGCAATCTAAATAGCCAAAAGGGAGAAACTCGTCATGAACTCAATAGCCTGCTCTTCTAAGATTGACGTCTTTGAAGAACTCTAACCTTCAAGCCGTGTTTCATATGAGGCACCATAGACGAAGTTGGATAAATAGGGTGATCTTCAACCACTTGAAATCTATAATTCCAAAGCACTGCAGAGGCAATAGCTTTCATTCGCACCAAGGTCAAGTCCTCACCTAAACAAGTCCTCGGTCCTGCGTTGAATACTATGAACTTGTAAGGGGAAACAGGTTTGATTTGTCCTTGGTCTGAAATCCTCCTTTCCGGCTTGAATTCTAGGCAATCTTCACCCCATATTTCCTTCATCCTTCCCATTGAGTAAAGAGAATATATGATCCTTGTATTTCGACCCATATGATGCCCACTTGGAAGAATGTCTGATTCGATTGAATCTTTGTGTTCGAAAGGAATGGGTGGATACAGCCTAAGGGCCTCACGTATAGCTGCATGAAGATAAACTAGTTTACTTAGctctttaaaattgaaaaacctcCACTTCTCTTCTCCTTCTGCACTtaaatttgcttttatttcttctaaaaTCTTCATTTCTACTAATGGGTGTGTCGACACAAGCCACAAAAACCAAACGAGGCCAGAAGCTACAGTATCACTCCCTGCTGCCAAAAGGTTAAAAGCCATGTCTCTCACAAATTTATCTGATTTTCTGAAGACACCCTTTTCTCCTCCTTTATCATCATCTTCGACCAAAATATATGTTAACAAGTCGAAGTCATCTTCTCCTTCTATTTGGATTTTGCTTTCGCTTAATAACTCTCGCTTTCTTGAAATACGTTGGTACAAGAAATGATCAATGATCTCCCAAGCCTTTTTCATCTTCCTCTCTTCTCCAATTTGAAGCCATTTTTGTAGCTTCCAAAGGCCATGTGGCTTAAGATGCCGATGAAACGCAACCTCCTCCATAACATCATAAGCCTTCTCGTATGGAACTTGAGGGAAATCGATTGAAAGACAATTTGGATCAAATCCCAATACCAAGGCGCAGGCGTTGTCGAAAGTTAATCGATGCTACACGTCTTGTAAATCCACTTCAACTCCTGGGACTGAGACATGATCAAGAACCATGAATAGTCCTTGCAAGATTTTTTGTTGAATGATTTTCTCGAGAGCGAGCTCAAATTTTCTATGCTTAAGCGAAGTGTGAATTATTCTTCTTTGGGTTTTTCACCAATCTCCGTCAGAATTGAAAATCCCATCACCCAACGGTTCAAAAATCTGCTTGAACTCGAGGTTTCTGTGTTAGTTGGTTAAGTTTTTGCTCAAAATGTGCTGAACATTCATGGAATTACTGGTGATCATGAAGTCGAAGCCAGCAAACCAAGGTCCTTTGAAAACGAATGTGCCATCATTTTTTTGAAGAAGATCAGTCGCAAACTTGTGGGCTCGAGATGCATTGAGTAAAAGCCGTGGAAACATTCCAACAATAGGCCAGTTGATAAGCACAGAGTTTCTATTCCTCCACCAAAAGAGAAGGCAAAGAAAAATGATAGTTGAAAATGCTAATAGCATGTATGTATAAGAAAACATGGCCATTGATTGGATGCGAGTTTATGTCTCATGTTGTCTTACAAGTCCTCCAAAAGCCTACTTATATACTACTTTCGTTCGCCACGCTTTGCTGCAGGCATGAATTTTAAGTTTCAACTACATTTTTGCGAGCAAATTTCTAAAACAACATGTGTAAATTCATAATATATTAAGTTATCCAGtcaaaacttaatttaactaaaaacaaaaaataagataatattgttcaaattttggttttcttttcgaAAAATTTAAGCAATgttttttagtgtaaaaaatTGGGTAGACCATGAAGAAATTTTTAATAGTATCATTGAAACCAGCTTAGCGGCCCTCAAATCTCCTAatctaattatttgtttaatctaagctttaaattaaatgatataagAGTTGTCATGatacatataaataatttagtgaatcta contains:
- the LOC133675194 gene encoding alkane hydroxylase MAH1-like — translated: MEEVAFHRHLKPHGLWKLQKWLQIGEERKMKKAWEIIDHFLYQRISRKRELLSESKIQIEGEDDFDLLTYILVEDDDKGGEKGVFRKSDKFVRDMAFNLLAAGSDTVASGLVWFLWLVSTHPLVEMKILEEIKANLSAEGEEKWRFFNFKELSKLVYLHAAIREALRLYPPIPFEHKDSIESDILPSGHHMGRNTRIIYSLYSMGRMKEIWGEDCLEFKPERRISDQGQIKPVSPYKFIVFNAGPRTCLGEDLTLVRMKAIASAVLWNYRFQVVEDHPIYPTSSMVPHMKHGLKVRVLQRRQS